GGTGAGAACATACTGGTAGGCCCGCTCCTCACGACTCAGACCGGTGACACAGTCCTTCCATAGGCGGACCAGGACCGCTCGGTAGAACAACGCAAAGTAGAAACGATATCGGATGAGCAGCGTCAGCAGGAGAGGGAGGAAAGCCAGTGCGATGGCAGGGAACGGCATCCTAGTATTCACATACCGATCACAATTGTCAATCATTAATGTtcaaaaggaaaacaataaAAGGAGGTGTAAAGTGTATGGTAAGTTACTTTTATAGTACTAATGGTACATAGAATGCTAAACTGCTAAACATGCTACAAGCTAATGGAGATATTCTGACATAATTCTgttatattgattaaaaaataataataataaataccagAAGAAAATGTACCGCAAGTACAACCGGCACTCACCTGGTCTCTGGAAAATATGGTTACAATTAACGAGCCCGGCAGCCGTTACAAATAACGAGCCCGGCAGCTGTTACAAATACTGCTAggtccaagtgtgtgtgtagtgtAAGTGAAGATTGGAGACCCGATGCTATGAATTATTTAAGCATCACGTTCACCCAGTAATAGTTTATAGTCCACAGAGAATAAAAAATAGTAAGACAAagtgtattcattatttttcatcaatCAGAAACaactcatgtttattttttgcaccATACAGCAACAGAGAAGCAGAATTATGTTGCCGTCTGTAAGACAAGGTAAGCAGACATTTGATGTATCAAGTTAACAGCAACAGGTGTGTCTGCTTGACATCGAGTCAAGTTTCCCCACTTTGCTCAGTCAATACAGAAGGTTTAAGAAAAACATGAGAATGATAGGGAACAAACCTCATTTATGGATTAGCATAAATGCAAAATGTTCCCATATCACCTAAATAAGCCAAATAGTTGACCCAAATGTTtatcaaatgcaaaaaaaaaaaacctgtataACATACTTTGGTTTATAGTTCATTTGCTGATTTGTTCAGTTACTATGTCAACTATATCAGGGGTCGCCAACCTTTTTGAAgatgagagctacttcttgagAACTGATTAATGCGAAGGGCTatcagtttgatacacacttctgaaataaatgTGAAGGGCCTGACCTAtctaatcatccatccatccaaaatcagcacacaaaaaaagggctgatatttatttttctacgtAAAAgagcccctccccccaaaataaatatggTAAAGATTATTCTCTCtattgtaaagttaaaaaatagtaaagaacattgtaaaacagtcaaatgttctgcctgtactTCATATCTTTATTAATGTCAGTGTTAAGGGACCAAGAAAGacgttattttatttgtttgatttattttcttgttaaGAAAGAATTAATCGGTTatcggaattttattctgccaaatactGAAATCAGCATCAGgctaaagaaaacaaatctaTATCGGTCAGGCTGTGTTATAATAAGcaaataatgacatttattcTATGTGAAGACACtaatcatgttaatgatttctcatAATAATTACTACACAGATAAATAGCTACaatatatgcaacattttagtTCTAAAAATATCTGCCAATGTTCACATTTTCCAATGATCTCTACttcaacattcctagaaaattaCGATTGTCCCATctttggtgagctattttttttttttacaacagttACTCATGTGGCCCTTGGGGGCTACCTGGTGCCCACGGCCACCACATTGGTGACCCCTGTTATTTATTGCTGGCGTCAGGCCAAAACCTCATAAGTTACAAtttgttaaatgtaatttttttttcaaaaatcggtgctattggtcagtccacatgggagtgttatttattattattattaatatatatatatatatttttttttggactaaacAGAATAGaagttaatggttgaacaaacattttatttttggggtctcctgaaaagtgactacAGTATTGGAGTTACACGGTTTGGACCCGACTCCAGTGTACAAAACAGCATTGAAAGCATgtaaatatgaatatatttaCAATGAGGAGGTTTTTGTATTACTGCATGATTAAATGATTGTGTGAAAGGATACACTACCCTGtttgacaccattttttttgcacaaatgtgAATGactgggaaaaacaacaaaatataagaTTGCAAGTGGGAAATGTTAATCAGATAAACAACCGTGCCATACATGAGTCCATTATTACCCCCtgcaccctttaaaaaaaaaagatgtgcctTGGACCTTGAGCCAATTAGCACCTTTAAAAGATAATTGGGACCATTCATTAAGCAAGCGGTTAGAATGCAGAGTCACAGTATCTTTTTCACACTTCTTCGTTAGCACAAGTGCTTAAAAGTCTGTGCATGGATCATTCATTTGGTTATTTAGAGAGTTTTTGTGAACAGgacattttgcacaaaaaaatggaagctGCTAATTAGTTCAAGACCTAACGGCTACAGCTCAGGGCAGGGTTGCTTCAGCAGTCCCCTGATGAATTTCTTCAGATCTTTGTCGCCTCTAGTCCAGCGCACCAACCGAGTCAACACCAGCCTTCCCTCCTCCGCTCGAGCCAGGGCCAAATACCATCCACCCAGGACCCCGTTCACCTTTTTGTCAATGACCTCCCCCACTAAAACATCTTTTTTGTCTGCATAGTCCAAGCCGGGACAGGCGCAAGTGCCTCCTTCCTGCAGCCACAGAGCATTGTGGGTCATCGCGCCTCCAATCCCCGCCCTCTCCGCACCTCCCCCTGCCCACCTCAGGATGCGGCTTCGGGCCAAAGGCACCAGCTGAAGGTCTCCTCCCACTGTTGACACACTGCCCAGACGCATCTTGAATGCTGCGACGAGAGACAAAACGTGTGATTTTCAACacattgtaaaacaaacaacagagaaaaaaagattttatttttattatggtcCGCTCTCAGGAGCACATGTTATAGTATCCCGTCATCGCTCTCCCAGTCCTCACCATATGGACTTTGACAAAAGTTGTCCTGGATGTCAGTCTCTCCCTCAGCGGCCAGACTGCAGGCATCACAAATGACACTTCCTGGGGATTGAAAAGAGAGATTATGCATGATTGCGTCTGCGGAGGTGTAAACTGCAAGAAAAAAGGAAACCTACTTAAAGATACACGAGGTGCTTGAAAGAAAATAGAGTATAGTAACATCTGACTTATTGTaatgtattaggggtgtgccaaaaaaatcgattctcatttagtacgattcagaatcgattttaaatgtccccaaatcgattttatttaaaatatttcatactgtcttccctttgtttgtgcgtgcctttattgggagcgctgttcatgttgtacccgatttggccacttaggggcagtgtggttccatgcggtctgatacactgttaagttgtagtcacattggagagtagaaggaaaaagtcacgatcaagttattccaataaaaagttgttgttttttgcagcgtgcagccgttcttttgagtgataaaagtgccgcgagtagagtgctaattagcattagagagTAAGACTGGAAtagatcattacgatttcttgaacatctatacattggagcaaaaatcattgtcaattttgaatcaaaaatcgttcttaatccaaaatcgaatcgcacacccaaaaatcggaaacgaatcatgagacatttaaagattcccacccctataaTGGTATAAAGTTTTTAATGTATGCTCCAGCATTCACCTGTGTAATGAGATTTAAAACAAGAGCTGTCAAATATCTTGATtttgcaatgataataataatacagttttGATGACACTGACGCCgttatttttattgtagttgTAGTTTGCAGGACAGCACGGTATGTAGCGGTTAGCACAACTGCCGTTCAGTTGagaagttctgggtttgaatggAACAGCTGCAGTAATGAACTGAAATCATGTCAAACAATAGGTAGGTAGGTTTAAATACAGCTTTAAAACTGACATATTAAAATGAGATAAAgaatagaaaaacaaataaaatcaacaacatCATGAGTGTTTTGTATTCAGCGATgtcaatttctttatttttgcttgaatgttgtgttttatgTTGTTATTTGTCTCCTTTTGCTGTTACTTAAGTTGCTGTCTAAGATAAGCTAAATAGGCTAAGTTGTTTTACTTATTTTCTTCCTACACCCTTTTTTAACTGAATCTTGTTTTAAATTGAATACTGGTAGTACAAAAATGCTATTATagctaacattttattttattttgttgtatatgTACAATTgtttgcatatatatgtatgtatttctttttttcgaataaagtttgtctaaaaaaataataataatcatcagaCACTCTTGTGTGCAGTTGCCTCCCACATTCCAGAAACATGAATGTTGCGTGTTTCTCAATACATGCCCTGCAGTCACATTTTTCTAGTACAAATGCCACTTGGCCTACTAGTACACAACTAAACCTATGAGACTAACTGGGTAGTAACACTAGgccaaattgtttgtttgtttttgtctgcatgTTTAGACAGTACAGTGGACCCGCTCTTTATGGAGAAAATGTgtgtataattgacacccattgaaatgcattgggattattattttttttttactaaaaaatattcagtattaaaaaaataaaaagtttggctttcaggtgaaatttgtGGAAAATTTAAAAAGTTCATACTACAGTGATATCATATGAAAGTAGGATTTCCTCCtctcaaacaattcattgaatcaaagttaacaacaatggtgggtacGACACAACCAAAAATGTCAACGTCTCAATAAGTCGTCATGTGCCAATTACATCTTGACAACGACTCTTATGCTGTTCACAAATCGACTCATTGTCTGCTGAGGCCTGGCATCCCATTCTTCTTGAAGGGCAGGCCACAGGTCATTGAGGTTCTGGGGTGCAGAGTTTCCGCTGATCCCACAGGTTTTTCAATAGGATCCAGGTCTTGAGAAAGTGCAGGCCTTTCCATTTGAAATACATCAACAGCCGTTCCCTGAGGATGCCATCTTGATGAGCTGGGGCTTTgtcgtttgtgaattttgccgttaagctccttgttagagaacagcaacttgCGCAAAGAGAATACTGAAACTTTTGACAGTTGGACATTgagaaggtcacattaagttgACTTGTAAAGATTTGAACGCATGTTAGGCTCATCCTGAAATTTTACCTGAaggccaaatatccctaactttttgtgaatagtgtataataaaaaaaaaacattatttaaactaAAACCTGCCTGTCTCACAAGCTATACATCACATGTGAAATAAGCTACGATACTTAATAATAGtgctgggaaaatgaagcctcatgaagctttatgaagcacttttagtatttttattactcctctagatggtgttgacattgttaacatttttaattctttatttcatattttaaccatgttgaaatgttttatagatgtgtaaagcaggcgaaatagtgttgaactcagtataatttgaccttaacctagctggtaccttgtttttgtctaaaattccttATTTGTGtccttcgtgagaacagattctgcttcacacacacacactcgctgtTCGCACTACCATCACGGCCATGTCAAGTTCAATCTGTttgtgagattctgttttgggaaaaaagtacgaaaagtacacggaacagtatattttgtctacaaagatgaacacaggtgcgaactgtgtactaaaattctgttatgtaacatattgtgtgagaaccaatctgttttacttattcatgatgggaggagaaataggcGTTCTTTTACCGATTTGGATTCTGTAAAGAGCTGTCTtccgcaagggagggggcacgcgcactctgaaattccactctttacgtgatgttcagtgtgtgtgaccggagattctctgtaataaatcatccttgcaaggactcTGTTCACGGAcatctcatcatttgatttattggacacgcaaaagtttaGAATTTTTAAGATACCTCCTTcaatggtgctcttggttcaaatataaaggctagtgcaatgaaaatgtattacattaccactgcctttttaaaccaatagtgccatctagaggagtcaaaaaatatcacaagtgcttcatgaagcttcatttgcccatcactaCTTAATAATATGCTGTGAAAAGACGTAAGCCTACACAGACCTTTGAGCGCCTCCTCGTGGGTGACCTCCTCCAGGGTCCGCACATCCTGCTCCCCACTCGGAGGGATGCAAAGTTGGGTCCCGCGTGGAAAGCGGCTGCAGTTGAACATTTCGGGCCAGGGGAAGCCAAATGCGTTCATGACGGGCACGCAGTGGTCGCGCACGGCCTCGCACAGGTTCCGACAAGGGCTGACGGCCCCGCTGTAGTCCGGCACGCAAACCGGGGCGAACAAGGAGCACAAGAACTTCTTGGTATCCCTGTGGCACAGCTTGGAGACGAGGGGCAGCCAGGCTGCGGACTGCTGCTGGGCCTCCCGCAGAGTGTCGTGGCCCAGCAGGTTGGGCAGCCTCATGTGCCGGTAGCCGATCCCGTGGCACAGAGACAGGGTGCTCGGTATGGGCTTGCACACCGAGCGGACCGACGAACTGTAGCCGAGCGACGGCGGTCCGAGGTGGGCAGGAGCGAGGGCGTCAGACGCCAGAGAAGCCCCGAGCGTCAACACAAACAAGAGCACTCTCATGGTGGTTGTTTTTGGTCCCAGCGACAAGTAAAGGTGAGTTCCGCGGCGCTGGAAGCTCTCTGTCCTGCCTGCTCCCTCCCCTCTATCGGTGGGCGTAAATAAAGGAGGCGTGGAGGAAACCGGGTGGGGGTAGAGGACAGACAGACGCCTGTAATCATCACTCCTGCCTAGAAGCTGAGGTGACGACCTCCATGTCTGCAACCAGTGTCGTTTAGCTCAGTGGTCCGCAACCACCGGgacgtgggtcatttggtaccgggccgtgagtcatttggtaccgaaagaaaaaaattgcattttttttttttcaaaaatgatgttttattttgaaaagtggccgaaTTCTgtgttacatccgtctcacttgacaacctctgttgttggtgcgacgttacggacaccgttaataaagttgcacatgattacacagtagatttacgttcattattattatagagaaaataccacagtttttttcttgtcattttattttgtctttatcagctaaacctttagattgggccgtgaaaatattgtcagacattaaaccggtccgtggtacagaaaaggttggggaccactggtttAGCTAGTTGCTGAACAGTTGTGATAAATTCAAATGCAATCAAAAGAGTTGTGTGAAAATGCCATGTGAAGTTTAATTACTGGCTAATAGCTTAAACTAACTCGGAATGAGGAGTTGTTCTTGTTCCTGTATTTTTGTGAATCTATACCGGTTCTGTGTGTAATGGATGCAAACAATATGCAGCACggtctgatttatttattcatttttaaccctggagaacccaagaacccttttcttctttggaaaattatgaattatacattataagttcactgaacaccaaaatatatgttttttcaattttaacccttgttttttgaactagctcagagttactaatttatcaaaaaaaaaaaaaacatactcctaggcattctgcaacatgatatgaaatagattaacaaaaaaaacacaattttaccatctcttagtttgctgagaagatgtttttgtttggattgatttccagctcaacaaaacagcatgttgccagccatcttgtcaccaccattctggctcatgtaagtgcaatattcatccactagatggccccccatgcaggggtcagaagtggcactccgGACttatgaagttaaatttgtaaaaaaagaaaagaaaaaaaaggtctttgttatttgagtagcagaatttataggggccaaatttgaccccgtttgttctccagggttaaattcatcatgcatccattttcattAGCGCTTATTTCTATTTGGGTCAAAGGTGTGTGCAAGAGTTGTTGAGTTTGGGTGAGAGGCAGATACAGAAAactatttgtcattgtttgttgTGATGATGGTCCtaactgtgggaaaaaaaaacattccagaaCTTTAATATGacaggaaaaaatgtgaaacaaagcCAACTGGGGTTGTGCAGTGTGCAATAGAAGTACAGAGGAAAACCAGTTTTCAAACGATTTTGTTATGTaaagaatgaattttttttaagttttaagtttAAACCTGCATCATGTACATGGACCCTAAATACTACACTATATCATGTCAGTTAGTTGTCAACAGCTGTTAATAGACTGTCAGTGTTACAGTTTAGCGTGTTCTACTCTGTCATTGTATACTCAGCCTGaggggaggtaaaaaaaaacctttcatGTTAGCCTCGGTACGCTGCCACACATGCGCCAACAAGCCTTTTCTTCTACAGCATCTTAATTTCCCAACAGAGGTTTAAAAAAGGTGGTATACTGAAGAGGCCCTGTGATTGAACGTGACCTCAGAAGGTGGGGCCAGGCCTTTTGAGGGACATCAGAGTCACTGAAGTGGCTGTTAACTGGCTAAACTGTTAGCCGCCATGTTgagtgtttgttttgattttcaacCTCAGCGTAGGAGAAttgtaacacaaaaaaaaccactaTCAGCTGAAAATTAGATCACAGAACCCAATCATGGCCAAGCTTGCAATTGTCACATGATTAAACGCAGAAAACAGaagagccatgattggtcgttacctgagcaactgtgatgtcattttccctcCGGCAAGCAGctaaatggccgtcccctgagatggacaccCATCATGACCTTATTTAAGAGAATTGTTTGTTGGTTAGAAAAAgggtacctttttttttttttgaaacaaagttgaaaaaaaaagggtaccTGATAAATCTTGAGCCAGCCAAATCATAAACTTTTGGCATTTAAAACAACTATATGTTTAATCATAAAAA
The genomic region above belongs to Vanacampus margaritifer isolate UIUO_Vmar chromosome 5, RoL_Vmar_1.0, whole genome shotgun sequence and contains:
- the sfrp2l gene encoding secreted frizzled-related protein 2-like, producing MRVLLFVLTLGASLASDALAPAHLGPPSLGYSSSVRSVCKPIPSTLSLCHGIGYRHMRLPNLLGHDTLREAQQQSAAWLPLVSKLCHRDTKKFLCSLFAPVCVPDYSGAVSPCRNLCEAVRDHCVPVMNAFGFPWPEMFNCSRFPRGTQLCIPPSGEQDVRTLEEVTHEEALKGSVICDACSLAAEGETDIQDNFCQSPYAFKMRLGSVSTVGGDLQLVPLARSRILRWAGGGAERAGIGGAMTHNALWLQEGGTCACPGLDYADKKDVLVGEVIDKKVNGVLGGWYLALARAEEGRLVLTRLVRWTRGDKDLKKFIRGLLKQPCPEL